A window of the Myxococcus fulvus genome harbors these coding sequences:
- a CDS encoding Hint domain-containing protein produces MSRMRHLLVMGSTACLAFLSGCSSGPRDEQAVDFGRTLQGLGDSSRLSKAEWTTYLSDERYVQGLTKPDVRIRLNMADPAQYRFARSRLKLAGKTAENSPYLFEAIEQRRRDHVAKGYKAGHAAEDELASATTSSIREIHALEMSSSGDYTPEPNDGRATAISTYPGGSYYTYTDTTFSDVSGYPLGDLAWVEHFDSGKNVAVSALADLSRTSIKRYRVSTYKAEDTVNGFTDSFQFTEFGSEVGTAGNNQERPMLSGLTVQAPKDLVLNDGVISVCLNRTWTGDCDYNLTGIGYAVKLPLKGQVSVSSNHIFDEATINRYKAETLAGGTGDRYGFLKLILTNDGGGCDLTDSNVREAKMSQFWSRVSLSTNKKTFYWDLTDTYAALFDDDCRQMQDEVKLTAKIILPLVEPVADSKPYQSSVTLSTARPDIRLDYTFPKITVTNSCLAEGTQIELAEGSATPIESVKIGDKVNHPERPALTVMDTAVGVETVPMVRIRSEAGHSLLMTEMHPIQVMARGMVQARFLKQGDVVLTRKGPSKLVEVRREPFAGKVYNVKVGSDAEKLALGADQTTVYANGFLVGDGQIQRKYETLAMTQKDGNVLAKLPRKWHRDYVMAAKRR; encoded by the coding sequence ATGTCACGAATGCGTCATTTGCTGGTGATGGGAAGCACGGCCTGTCTGGCTTTCCTGTCGGGTTGCTCGTCCGGCCCTCGCGACGAGCAGGCGGTGGACTTCGGTCGCACGCTGCAGGGGCTCGGGGACTCCAGCCGGCTGTCCAAGGCGGAGTGGACGACCTACCTGAGCGACGAGCGCTACGTCCAGGGGCTCACCAAGCCGGATGTGCGCATCCGACTGAACATGGCGGACCCGGCGCAGTATCGCTTCGCCCGGTCGCGCCTGAAGCTGGCCGGCAAGACCGCCGAGAACTCGCCCTACCTCTTCGAGGCCATCGAGCAGCGGCGCCGAGACCACGTGGCCAAGGGGTACAAGGCGGGCCATGCGGCCGAGGACGAGCTCGCCTCGGCGACCACGTCGAGCATCCGGGAGATACATGCACTGGAGATGTCCAGCTCGGGTGACTACACCCCCGAGCCCAATGATGGGCGCGCCACCGCCATCTCCACCTACCCTGGAGGCTCGTACTACACGTACACGGACACCACGTTCTCGGACGTGTCGGGCTACCCGCTGGGCGACCTGGCCTGGGTGGAGCACTTCGACAGCGGGAAGAACGTGGCGGTCAGCGCCCTGGCAGACCTGTCGAGGACCAGCATCAAGCGCTACCGGGTCTCCACCTACAAGGCGGAGGACACGGTGAACGGCTTCACCGACTCCTTCCAGTTCACCGAGTTCGGCTCGGAGGTGGGCACCGCCGGCAACAACCAGGAGCGGCCCATGTTGTCCGGGCTGACGGTCCAGGCCCCCAAGGACCTGGTGCTCAACGACGGCGTCATCTCCGTGTGCCTCAACCGGACCTGGACGGGGGACTGCGATTACAACCTGACCGGCATCGGTTACGCCGTCAAGCTGCCGCTCAAGGGGCAGGTCTCCGTCAGCAGCAATCACATCTTCGACGAGGCGACCATCAACCGGTACAAGGCCGAGACGCTCGCCGGCGGGACAGGTGACAGGTACGGCTTCCTCAAGCTCATCCTCACCAACGACGGTGGAGGCTGTGACCTCACCGACAGCAATGTGAGAGAGGCCAAGATGTCCCAGTTCTGGAGCCGGGTCTCCCTGAGCACCAACAAGAAGACCTTCTATTGGGACCTGACCGATACCTACGCCGCCCTCTTCGATGACGACTGCCGGCAGATGCAGGACGAGGTGAAGCTCACCGCGAAGATCATCCTCCCGCTCGTCGAGCCGGTGGCGGACTCGAAGCCCTACCAGTCCTCGGTCACCCTGAGCACCGCGAGGCCGGACATCCGCCTCGACTACACCTTCCCGAAGATCACCGTCACCAACAGCTGCCTGGCCGAGGGGACGCAAATCGAGCTGGCCGAGGGCTCCGCGACGCCCATCGAGAGCGTCAAGATTGGAGACAAGGTCAACCACCCGGAGCGGCCCGCGCTCACCGTCATGGACACGGCCGTCGGCGTGGAGACGGTGCCCATGGTGCGCATCCGCAGCGAGGCCGGCCACTCCCTGCTGATGACCGAGATGCACCCCATCCAGGTGATGGCGCGCGGCATGGTCCAGGCCCGCTTCCTCAAGCAGGGGGACGTGGTGCTGACCCGGAAGGGCCCCAGCAAGCTCGTCGAGGTCCGCCGCGAGCCGTTCGCCGGCAAGGTCTACAACGTCAAGGTCGGCTCGGACGCGGAGAAGCTGGCGCTCGGCGCGGACCAGACCACCGTGTATGCCAATGGCTTCCTGGTCGGTGACGGGCAGATTCAGAGGAAGTACGAGACGCTCGCCATGACCCAGAAGGACGGCAA